One genomic segment of Brassica napus cultivar Da-Ae chromosome A3, Da-Ae, whole genome shotgun sequence includes these proteins:
- the LOC106441608 gene encoding agamous-like MADS-box protein AGL82, translating into MGRKMVKMARITNEKTRITTYRKRKECLFKKANEFSTLCGVNTCLIVYGPTRAGDERIDHPELWPKDERKVREIITKYRDTASSSCIKTYSVQECLEKSKIKLEKEKYCPWDNKLEKCSLNELYATFVTVCNKIQEAANRKQTFPDASWSTHRDQLGLIGYNQPCLEQHQLFPMSSMEQNGFAFLPFLNQMTSTSNTGEVASFSNVTEPEMTQAMFYGSCSDGQYAPMVQKTDYMEPVQWGLGNSMFSNVKPFADYPMRFGQVNDLESSGKTPM; encoded by the coding sequence ATGGGTCGAAAAATGGTGAAGATGGCGAGAATAACAAACGAGAAGACGAGGATAACCACTTACAGGAAGAGGAAAGAATGTTTGTTCAAGAAAGCCAATGAGTTCTCAACACTCTGTGGCGTCAACACGTGTCTCATCGTGTATGGCCCGACCAGAGCAGGGGACGAGAGGATCGACCACCCCGAGTTATGGCCCAAGGATGAGAGAAAAGTCAGAGAGATCATAACCAAGTACAGAGACACCGCCTCGAGCAGCTGCATCAAAACCTACTCTGTACAAGAATGCTTGGAGAAAAGCAAGATcaagttggagaaagagaagTATTGTCCGTGGGACAACAAGCTCGAAAAGTGTTCTTTAAACGAGCTATATGCAACTTTCGTGACAGTCTGTAACAAGATTCAAGAAGCTGCTAATAGGAAGCAGACATTTCCCGATGCTTCTTGGTCTACTCATCGTGACCAACTTGGTTTGATAGGTTACAACCAGCCATGTCTCGAGCAACACCAGTTGTTTCCTATGTCTTCAATGGAGCAGAACGGTTTCGCATTTCTCCCGTTTCTTAACCAAATGACCTCGACCTCGAACACCGGGGAAGTTGCGTCTTTCTCGAACGTGACAGAACCGGAGATGACTCAAGCCATGTTTTACGGAAGCTGTTCGGATGGTCAGTACGCTCCGATGGTACAGAAGACAGACTATATGGAACCAGTGCAGTGGGGTTTAGGGAACAGTATGTTCAGCAACGTGAAGCCTTTCGCAGACTATCCCATGAGGTTTGGACAAGTTAATGACTTGGAGAGTTCTGGTAAGACTCCTATGTGA